The Vibrio nitrifigilis genome window below encodes:
- the lpdD gene encoding prenylated flavin chaperone LpdD: protein MITLTETLTDITVTLQLIEAGPDYCVVIYGGECPHIGAVAMAQPRPSLQDSTQTSASVSVLTVMGHKEDLLAHSIALRLASHLNAVVCVTCGIHIDDAHPDQIKVIQKLVNKLIEKLIAI from the coding sequence ATGATCACCCTCACTGAAACGCTGACTGACATTACCGTCACTTTACAACTTATCGAGGCTGGCCCTGATTATTGTGTAGTTATTTATGGGGGTGAATGCCCTCATATTGGTGCGGTGGCGATGGCACAACCAAGACCGAGCTTACAAGATTCAACTCAAACAAGTGCTTCTGTCTCTGTTCTCACAGTGATGGGACATAAAGAAGATTTACTTGCGCATTCTATCGCGCTGCGGTTGGCCTCACACCTTAACGCAGTCGTGTGTGTGACGTGTGGTATTCACATCGATGATGCTCATCCAGATCAGATAAAAGTGATTCAGAAATTAGTGAACAAACTAATTGAAAAACTTATTGCTATCTAG
- the udk gene encoding uridine kinase, with translation MSDNNQCVIIGIAGASASGKSLIASTIYKELRAKVGDHQIGVITEDCYYKDQSHLSMEERVKTNYDHPNALDHDLLCDHLEQLLRGEAVDVPEYSYKDHTRTANTTQLTPKKVIILEGILLLTEPRLRKLMHASVFMDTPLDICLLRRLKRDVEERGRTMESVLVQYQKTVRPMFLQFIEPSKQHADIIVPRGGKNRIAIDVLKAHISKLLKS, from the coding sequence ATGTCTGATAATAATCAATGCGTCATCATCGGAATCGCTGGCGCTTCCGCTTCTGGAAAAAGCCTTATCGCGAGTACTATTTATAAGGAACTTCGCGCTAAAGTTGGCGATCATCAAATTGGGGTGATTACGGAAGATTGCTATTACAAAGATCAGAGCCATCTAAGCATGGAAGAGCGTGTAAAAACCAATTATGACCATCCAAATGCGTTGGATCATGATTTGTTGTGTGATCATCTAGAGCAACTACTGCGTGGCGAAGCCGTTGATGTTCCAGAATACAGCTATAAAGATCATACTCGTACAGCTAATACCACTCAGCTGACCCCTAAAAAAGTCATCATTCTGGAAGGTATTCTTCTGCTAACGGAACCACGTCTACGTAAGTTAATGCATGCTAGTGTCTTTATGGATACACCACTAGATATCTGTCTTTTACGTCGTCTGAAACGTGATGTAGAGGAACGTGGCCGTACTATGGAATCTGTTTTGGTTCAGTATCAAAAAACAGTACGTCCAATGTTTTTACAATTTATTGAACCGTCGAAACAACATGCCGATATCATTGTGCCTCGTGGCGGTAAAAACCGAATCGCGATTGATGTTTTAAAAGCTCATATTTCTAAGTTACTTAAATCATAA
- the metG gene encoding methionine--tRNA ligase has product MATEPRKILVTCALPYANGSIHLGHMLEHIQADIWVRYQRLRGNTINFICADDAHGTPIMLKAQQMGITPEEMIAGVSEEHQKDFAGFDISFDNYHSTHSDENRELASHIYLELKKNGFISSRTISQLFDPEKEMFLPDRFVKGTCPKCKAEDQYGDNCDVCGETYSPTDLINPRSAVSGATPVLKDSEHFFFDLPQFESMLKEWTRSGSLQTETANKMQEWFESGLQQWDISRDAPYFGFEIPGEKNKFFYVWLDAPIGYMGSFKNLCDKRDNLDFAEYWNKDSSAELYHFIGKDIVYFHSLFWPAMLDGAGYRKPNNVFVHGYVTVNGAKMSKSKGTFVKASTYLKHLDPECLRYYYAAKLNSRIDDLDLNLEDFTQRVNADVVNKIVNLASRNAGFITKRFEGQLSTQFTEPALYQEFADAAESIANLYETREFGRAIREITALADKANQYVDEKAPWVVAKEEGRDQDLQDICTVGINLFRVLMTYLKPVMPSLAARSEAFLNQELTWEGIAAPLTGHEISKFKALFNRIDPKHVEEMIEASKKEAAEEKAKIEAAAPKAQQTELDKDPVADEIEFDDFAKVDMRIAKIISCEEVPKANKLLKFQLDIGGETRQVFSGIKAAYKPEDLVGKYTVMVANLKPRKMKFGMSEGMILAAGPGGDQLWILEPHEGAQPGMRVM; this is encoded by the coding sequence ATGGCAACTGAACCAAGAAAAATTTTGGTAACTTGTGCCCTTCCGTACGCTAACGGTTCTATTCACTTGGGTCATATGCTTGAGCATATCCAAGCGGATATTTGGGTACGTTACCAACGACTACGTGGCAACACTATTAACTTCATCTGTGCAGACGATGCTCACGGCACGCCAATTATGCTTAAAGCGCAACAGATGGGTATCACGCCAGAAGAGATGATCGCAGGTGTGAGCGAGGAACATCAAAAAGACTTCGCCGGTTTCGACATCAGCTTTGATAACTATCACAGCACCCATAGCGATGAAAACCGTGAGCTCGCATCACACATTTATCTTGAGCTGAAAAAAAATGGCTTTATCTCTAGCCGCACAATTTCTCAATTGTTCGACCCTGAGAAAGAGATGTTCTTGCCTGACCGCTTTGTAAAAGGCACTTGTCCTAAATGTAAAGCAGAAGACCAATACGGCGACAACTGTGACGTATGTGGTGAAACTTATAGCCCAACTGATCTGATCAATCCTCGTTCAGCAGTATCTGGTGCAACACCTGTCCTTAAAGATTCTGAACACTTTTTCTTCGACTTACCTCAATTTGAGAGCATGTTGAAAGAGTGGACCCGCTCTGGTTCGCTGCAAACAGAAACGGCGAACAAAATGCAAGAGTGGTTTGAGTCAGGCCTGCAACAGTGGGATATCTCACGTGATGCACCTTACTTCGGCTTTGAAATCCCTGGCGAGAAAAACAAATTCTTCTACGTTTGGCTAGATGCACCTATCGGTTACATGGGGTCATTCAAAAACCTATGTGACAAACGTGACAACCTAGACTTCGCTGAATACTGGAACAAAGACAGCTCAGCAGAGCTTTACCACTTCATCGGTAAAGACATCGTTTACTTCCACAGCTTGTTCTGGCCAGCCATGCTAGACGGCGCTGGTTACCGTAAACCAAACAACGTATTCGTGCACGGTTACGTAACGGTTAACGGCGCGAAAATGTCGAAATCAAAAGGGACTTTCGTTAAAGCAAGTACATACCTAAAACACTTAGATCCTGAGTGTCTGCGTTACTACTACGCGGCGAAACTCAATAGCCGTATCGATGACTTAGACCTAAACCTTGAAGACTTCACACAGCGTGTAAACGCAGACGTAGTCAACAAGATCGTGAACCTAGCGTCTCGTAACGCAGGCTTCATCACTAAACGTTTTGAAGGTCAACTATCCACTCAATTTACAGAGCCCGCTCTATACCAAGAGTTTGCCGATGCAGCAGAGAGTATTGCAAACCTTTACGAAACACGTGAATTTGGTCGTGCTATTCGTGAAATCACAGCATTGGCAGACAAAGCAAACCAATACGTAGATGAGAAAGCACCTTGGGTTGTGGCGAAAGAAGAAGGTCGTGATCAAGATCTGCAAGACATTTGTACTGTCGGCATTAACCTATTCCGCGTATTAATGACTTACTTGAAACCAGTAATGCCTTCACTCGCTGCTCGCTCTGAAGCATTCCTAAACCAAGAACTCACTTGGGAAGGTATTGCAGCGCCACTTACTGGCCATGAAATCAGTAAGTTCAAAGCGCTATTCAATCGTATCGATCCTAAACACGTCGAAGAGATGATTGAAGCATCTAAGAAAGAAGCAGCTGAAGAAAAAGCAAAAATTGAAGCGGCGGCACCAAAAGCACAACAAACAGAATTGGACAAAGATCCAGTTGCTGACGAAATCGAGTTTGATGATTTTGCTAAAGTGGATATGCGTATCGCTAAAATCATCTCTTGTGAAGAAGTGCCTAAAGCAAATAAACTGCTTAAATTCCAATTGGATATAGGTGGCGAAACTCGCCAAGTATTCTCTGGTATCAAAGCAGCATACAAACCAGAAGACTTAGTGGGTAAATACACTGTGATGGTGGCAAACCTGAAACCTCGTAAGATGAAGTTTGGTATGTCTGAAGGCATGATTCTCGCAGCTGGCCCTGGTGGCGACCAATTGTGGATTCTTGAACCACACGAAGGCGCTCAACCTGGCATGCGCGTCATGTAA
- a CDS encoding DUF554 domain-containing protein — protein MIGPFINGAAVIIGGAGGSFLGSKVSERVRNGLPLIFGLASMGLGLAMTGHVKNLSAVVLSILIGSIFGEVINLEKHIQTAAGKVKGAMERFGSPAGAGLSQEEYMEKFIAILVLLCASGTGVFGSMNEGMTGDPTMLIIKAFLDLCTAGIFAITLGLPVMVLAIPQFIIQALLYFGAASIMPLTNPVMIADFSAVGGLIMFATGFRIAGIKSFAIANMLPALFIAMPVSYYWVAFTGH, from the coding sequence ATGATAGGTCCATTTATTAATGGCGCCGCAGTTATTATTGGCGGAGCTGGCGGGAGTTTTCTAGGTAGCAAAGTAAGCGAACGCGTTCGTAACGGTTTACCACTTATCTTTGGTCTAGCTTCTATGGGACTTGGTCTGGCAATGACTGGTCACGTAAAAAATCTATCAGCTGTTGTTCTTTCTATTCTGATTGGTTCAATCTTTGGCGAAGTCATTAACCTGGAAAAACACATCCAGACAGCGGCTGGCAAAGTAAAAGGCGCTATGGAACGTTTTGGTAGCCCTGCCGGTGCTGGTCTAAGCCAAGAAGAGTACATGGAAAAATTCATTGCGATTCTCGTGCTGCTTTGTGCAAGTGGTACGGGAGTATTCGGTTCAATGAACGAAGGTATGACTGGTGATCCAACCATGTTGATTATTAAAGCATTCCTAGACCTATGTACTGCTGGTATTTTCGCTATCACCTTAGGTTTGCCTGTTATGGTACTTGCAATTCCTCAATTCATTATTCAGGCATTGCTATATTTTGGTGCGGCTTCAATTATGCCATTAACCAACCCTGTTATGATTGCGGATTTCTCTGCTGTTGGTGGATTGATCATGTTTGCAACGGGGTTCCGTATCGCTGGTATTAAATCTTTCGCGATTGCGAATATGTTACCTGCACTGTTTATTGCGATGCCAGTGTCTTACTACTGGGTTGCATTTACGGGCCACTAA
- a CDS encoding UbiX family flavin prenyltransferase, producing the protein MTTRRIVVGVSGASGVPLAFKLLKELRNHSEIETHLVVSGGTERTIEMETDYDLLELHCLADVLHDNENIGASIASGTFRVDGMIVVPCSMKTLAGIAHGYSDNLLLRAADVNIKERRKLVLVTRETPLSRLHLKNMLTATEYGAIIMPPMLTYYNHPETIEDMETHIVGKILHEFDIEATHYKRWCEDK; encoded by the coding sequence ATGACTACACGCAGAATCGTTGTTGGAGTGAGTGGAGCCAGTGGTGTCCCACTTGCGTTCAAATTACTGAAAGAATTAAGAAATCATTCTGAAATAGAAACACACCTCGTAGTATCTGGTGGTACTGAACGAACCATTGAAATGGAAACCGACTATGACCTTCTCGAGCTACACTGCCTAGCCGATGTCCTACACGACAATGAGAATATCGGTGCGAGCATTGCTAGCGGTACCTTCCGTGTCGACGGTATGATTGTTGTGCCATGTAGCATGAAAACCCTCGCAGGAATCGCTCACGGTTATTCTGATAACTTATTGCTTCGTGCGGCTGATGTGAATATCAAAGAGCGCCGTAAATTAGTGCTCGTGACTCGCGAAACGCCTCTCAGCCGATTGCACCTCAAGAATATGCTGACTGCGACCGAATATGGCGCAATCATCATGCCACCAATGCTCACTTACTATAACCATCCTGAAACGATTGAAGATATGGAAACCCATATCGTCGGCAAGATTTTACATGAGTTCGATATTGAAGCGACTCACTACAAACGCTGGTGTGAAGACAAATGA
- a CDS encoding AsmA family protein, translated as MKKLSMILIAILVIVFGSAFALVMFVNPNQFKPLLVEKVKQQTGLDLNIEGDISWQFFPAIGLELGKTELKNPTGYSSVNLLKVQHVDIDVSLFALLEHKLQIGNVRVEGAEVHLETLANGQSNIDALKKKPNDTKQPQSTVSSSNTTPQSSVTQPAETTTENSQRWQVSLEGVDIVNAVLDIQNQQTNTYTKLYEVQLSLTEFAVDEWTSMTFGFKGQHNNQQFALSGTSQIKLADDPIRSQLKDLSIKASYSSGDTQIDSAQLDIAAFQLGKANTIEYQANGTSGTNTFDLKGKTSVIVNKDFNKIGVDAFGVDANLSGDGLPQSPLKVSFEANMAYDLDNQTIKLLLTKAALNDAVLTGNMTAELTDIPKVRFELASDKIDADVFLAQKNDKSGEKAKPNAKGEAPSASGSQKPAPTAEKEPDLSVLQNLDIAGQIKIGHLILQHAQMSNVAMKLAINRGQVSINPFSTELYQGNMTTKITLDVRQAPAQYHLIGTIKDVKALPLLKDVADKDILEGTANATFDLSGSGLASTAIQKNLVGKARTEFTDGAINGINIPQLIRTTYARIKGEKVTETESKKTDFSALTATLALSGGKVKTDDLSMMSPLLRIHGSGNADYINRDIDMLVRTSIVGSLEGQGGKSIDALRDVTIPVKITGSWEKPKYKLIFDDVMKKKAEKELDRGLKKLDDKIKDEKTKKAVNNLLKGLFN; from the coding sequence ATGAAAAAGCTTTCGATGATTCTTATCGCTATTTTGGTGATCGTATTCGGTTCTGCTTTTGCTCTTGTTATGTTTGTAAACCCCAATCAGTTTAAGCCTCTGCTGGTGGAAAAAGTAAAACAACAGACGGGATTAGACTTAAATATCGAAGGTGATATTAGCTGGCAGTTTTTCCCAGCGATTGGTTTAGAGTTGGGCAAAACGGAACTCAAAAATCCAACAGGGTACAGTTCAGTCAATTTATTGAAAGTCCAACACGTGGATATCGATGTATCACTGTTTGCGTTGTTAGAGCATAAATTGCAGATTGGCAATGTGCGAGTTGAAGGTGCTGAAGTGCATCTAGAAACCTTGGCCAATGGTCAATCGAATATTGACGCGTTAAAGAAAAAACCGAATGACACGAAGCAACCCCAATCAACAGTGTCATCGAGTAATACCACGCCTCAATCATCTGTTACCCAGCCAGCAGAAACAACCACAGAAAATAGCCAGCGTTGGCAAGTCTCATTAGAAGGTGTTGATATTGTTAATGCTGTGCTCGATATTCAAAATCAGCAAACGAACACTTATACCAAATTATATGAGGTGCAATTGAGTTTGACTGAGTTTGCCGTTGACGAGTGGACCAGCATGACGTTTGGTTTTAAAGGTCAACATAACAATCAGCAATTTGCATTGTCGGGGACCAGCCAAATTAAGCTTGCTGATGATCCGATTCGTTCACAACTTAAGGATCTGAGTATTAAAGCCAGTTATAGCAGTGGCGATACTCAAATCGATAGTGCACAACTAGATATTGCGGCATTTCAACTGGGTAAAGCAAATACTATTGAGTATCAAGCTAACGGGACCAGTGGTACAAATACGTTTGATTTGAAGGGAAAAACGTCGGTTATTGTTAATAAAGATTTCAACAAAATTGGTGTCGATGCTTTTGGTGTTGATGCAAATTTATCAGGAGATGGATTACCTCAGTCACCATTAAAAGTGTCGTTCGAGGCGAACATGGCCTATGACCTAGACAACCAAACTATCAAATTATTACTGACGAAGGCTGCGCTAAACGACGCTGTATTAACTGGCAATATGACGGCAGAATTAACCGATATACCTAAGGTTAGGTTTGAATTAGCCAGTGATAAAATCGATGCGGACGTGTTTTTAGCACAGAAGAACGATAAATCTGGGGAAAAAGCTAAGCCGAATGCAAAAGGTGAAGCTCCGTCTGCCAGTGGTAGTCAAAAACCAGCGCCAACTGCTGAAAAAGAGCCTGACTTGTCTGTATTACAAAATCTAGATATTGCGGGCCAGATAAAAATAGGACATTTGATTTTGCAGCATGCCCAAATGAGTAATGTTGCAATGAAGCTAGCGATTAATCGAGGTCAGGTTTCGATTAATCCGTTCTCCACTGAACTTTACCAAGGCAACATGACGACAAAAATCACACTTGATGTACGTCAAGCGCCGGCACAATATCATCTGATTGGCACGATTAAAGATGTAAAAGCGCTTCCTCTACTTAAAGATGTGGCAGACAAGGATATCCTTGAGGGGACAGCAAATGCTACCTTCGATCTTTCAGGGTCAGGGTTGGCGTCAACGGCTATACAGAAAAATCTAGTGGGTAAAGCTCGCACTGAGTTTACCGATGGAGCAATTAACGGCATTAATATTCCTCAGCTCATCCGCACGACCTATGCTCGTATTAAAGGTGAAAAAGTGACGGAAACCGAGTCTAAAAAAACAGATTTTAGTGCCCTCACTGCGACATTGGCATTGAGTGGAGGGAAGGTTAAAACTGATGACTTATCGATGATGTCACCATTATTGAGAATTCATGGTTCAGGTAATGCTGATTATATTAATCGTGATATCGATATGTTGGTGCGCACTTCAATTGTCGGTTCGTTAGAGGGGCAGGGCGGAAAAAGCATCGATGCTCTTCGTGATGTCACCATCCCTGTTAAGATTACCGGCTCATGGGAAAAACCTAAATATAAACTCATTTTTGATGATGTGATGAAAAAGAAGGCTGAGAAGGAACTTGACCGAGGGTTGAAGAAACTCGATGACAAAATCAAGGATGAGAAAACCAAAAAAGCCGTTAATAATTTACTAAAAGGGTTGTTCAATTAG
- the apbC gene encoding iron-sulfur cluster carrier protein ApbC, translating to MHSLTSKHDFCAWLNQFSHPNLITDWALQPNLVSLSDAGVYQITFPFAAQSIIRELQDWIETQRQNGEVSSFEYTVSVSPKPLETHVGKSIAGVKNIIAVTSAKGGVGKSTTAVNLALALSQLGANVGLLDADVYGPSVPLMLGTTDAKPEVIDDKWMKPIKVHGIHTHSIGYLVDKQEAAIWRGPMASKALEQLLNETKWPELDYMVIDMPPGTGDIQLTLAQQIPVTGSVIVTTPQDLALADARKGAAMFEKVDVPVVGLIENMSYHICSNCGAKEFIFGTGGAQQLAGEYGLALLAQIPLHIAMREDIDAGIPTVARRPDSEHAGYYLDLAERISSTLYWQGKVKPEAIDIKLV from the coding sequence ATGCATTCGTTGACGTCCAAGCACGACTTTTGCGCGTGGCTAAATCAATTTTCTCACCCTAATTTAATTACTGATTGGGCTTTACAGCCTAATTTGGTTTCTCTTTCTGATGCCGGTGTTTACCAGATTACTTTCCCTTTTGCTGCTCAGAGTATTATCCGTGAATTGCAAGACTGGATTGAAACTCAGCGACAAAACGGAGAGGTATCATCGTTCGAATACACAGTGTCTGTATCGCCAAAGCCACTTGAAACTCATGTTGGTAAATCCATTGCGGGTGTGAAAAACATCATCGCAGTCACGTCTGCAAAAGGTGGGGTGGGTAAATCAACAACCGCCGTTAACCTAGCCTTAGCGCTCTCTCAGTTAGGTGCTAACGTTGGGTTACTTGATGCCGATGTGTATGGCCCGTCTGTACCGCTGATGTTGGGTACAACCGATGCTAAGCCAGAAGTGATTGATGATAAATGGATGAAACCGATTAAGGTTCACGGTATTCACACTCATTCAATAGGTTATTTGGTTGATAAACAAGAAGCGGCAATTTGGCGTGGTCCGATGGCATCTAAAGCGTTAGAGCAGCTATTGAATGAAACCAAGTGGCCAGAACTCGATTATATGGTAATTGATATGCCGCCAGGTACTGGTGATATACAGCTGACATTAGCTCAGCAAATCCCTGTTACCGGCTCTGTGATTGTGACAACCCCTCAGGATCTGGCTTTGGCCGATGCTCGTAAGGGCGCTGCGATGTTTGAAAAAGTGGATGTTCCGGTCGTCGGGCTCATTGAAAATATGAGTTACCACATTTGTTCGAATTGCGGTGCGAAGGAATTTATTTTTGGTACGGGGGGCGCGCAACAATTAGCTGGGGAATATGGCCTTGCTTTGTTAGCGCAGATTCCGCTGCATATCGCAATGCGTGAGGATATTGATGCGGGTATCCCGACCGTAGCTCGTCGTCCTGACAGTGAACATGCTGGGTATTATTTGGATCTTGCGGAGCGCATTAGCTCAACACTCTATTGGCAAGGGAAAGTAAAACCTGAGGCGATTGATATAAAACTGGTTTAA
- a CDS encoding UbiD family decarboxylase, translating into MKTYKDQDYLLARESISDLRTAIDFLSKYEGQLLETDVEVDPVGELSGVYRHVGAAGTTMRPTKEGPMMLFNNVKGFTKSPVAIGVLASRARTALLLGHKPENLGRAMMNAVNNPIKPVVVDQAACQEVVHLASDPDFDIRKIIPAPTNTVEDAGPYVTLGLVYAEDPETGESDVTIHRQCFQARDEVSIFFSPGRHIDVFRQKAEAAGKPLPITVNIGLDPAVYVSACFEPPVTPIGFNELEIAGAFRNKAVELVQAKTVDTKAIAHAEIVIEGEIMPDYRVVEDQNSNTGKAMPEFPGYTGGANPSLPVIKVKSVTTRTNPITQTCIGCSEEHVSLAGICTEASILSMTERAMPGRVKNVYAHSSGGGKLMAVMQFEKQSPKDEGRQRQAALVAFGAFPELKNVIIVGEDVDLFDSNDVLWALNTRHQADVDTIVIPGASTHVLDPSQMPDMSPSIKGRGISCKTIYDCTVPFELKDTRFQRSQFMEVDYERFLPKNK; encoded by the coding sequence ATGAAAACATATAAAGATCAAGATTATCTTCTAGCGCGTGAGTCAATCTCTGACCTACGTACAGCAATTGATTTTCTTTCTAAATACGAAGGTCAATTACTAGAAACTGATGTTGAAGTCGATCCAGTTGGTGAATTATCTGGTGTTTACCGTCACGTTGGCGCAGCAGGTACAACTATGCGTCCAACTAAAGAAGGTCCAATGATGCTTTTCAATAACGTGAAAGGCTTCACTAAATCTCCTGTTGCTATCGGTGTTCTTGCTAGCCGTGCTCGTACTGCGCTTCTTCTAGGTCACAAACCTGAAAACCTTGGCCGTGCCATGATGAACGCTGTAAACAACCCAATCAAACCGGTTGTTGTTGACCAGGCAGCATGTCAAGAAGTAGTTCACCTAGCAAGCGATCCTGATTTTGATATCCGTAAAATCATCCCAGCACCAACAAACACTGTTGAAGATGCAGGTCCATACGTCACTCTAGGTCTTGTTTACGCAGAAGATCCAGAAACTGGCGAAAGTGACGTAACTATCCACCGTCAATGTTTCCAAGCTCGTGATGAAGTGTCTATCTTCTTCTCCCCCGGTCGTCACATCGACGTATTCCGTCAAAAAGCGGAAGCAGCAGGCAAACCATTACCAATCACGGTGAACATTGGTCTAGACCCAGCGGTATACGTTTCAGCATGTTTCGAGCCACCAGTAACTCCAATTGGTTTTAACGAACTAGAAATCGCTGGTGCTTTCCGTAACAAAGCAGTCGAACTTGTACAAGCTAAAACAGTGGATACTAAAGCAATTGCTCACGCTGAAATCGTTATTGAAGGCGAAATCATGCCGGATTACCGCGTTGTTGAAGACCAAAACAGCAACACTGGTAAAGCAATGCCTGAATTCCCAGGATACACTGGCGGTGCAAACCCTAGCCTTCCTGTGATCAAAGTGAAATCTGTGACCACTCGTACAAACCCAATCACTCAAACTTGTATTGGTTGCAGTGAAGAGCACGTTTCTCTAGCGGGTATCTGTACTGAAGCAAGCATTCTGTCTATGACTGAACGTGCAATGCCAGGTCGTGTGAAAAACGTTTACGCGCACTCTTCAGGCGGCGGTAAATTGATGGCTGTAATGCAATTCGAAAAACAATCGCCAAAAGACGAAGGTCGTCAACGTCAAGCAGCACTTGTTGCATTTGGTGCGTTCCCAGAATTGAAAAACGTAATCATCGTAGGTGAAGACGTCGATCTCTTTGACTCAAACGATGTACTTTGGGCTCTTAACACTCGTCACCAAGCTGATGTAGATACCATAGTGATCCCTGGCGCATCAACTCACGTTCTTGATCCATCACAAATGCCTGACATGAGCCCATCAATCAAAGGCCGCGGTATTTCTTGTAAAACTATTTATGACTGTACTGTTCCATTCGAGCTAAAAGATACTCGTTTCCAACGTTCACAGTTCATGGAAGTTGATTACGAACGCTTCCTTCCAAAAAACAAATAA